A single genomic interval of Aureliella helgolandensis harbors:
- a CDS encoding M56 family metallopeptidase: MNVFSDQLLLWMVNVLIHTTVLTALLLLIAMLFRRRAAMRYWILCCGMLLVLGSPAISALIQSQGNSWLALAAPEIAEKTDPVAIAPKVNLAKQNAMERPGSAAVSPSGDSSLETLNELSSVMGLSGSTESLDSVNLPLATVTATEPMVNSRSWFEWIGTGMVTILLVWAVGAAVLLLRLSVGWIRLSRILSRSEPIEDAEFQAAFRRACAAVSCDGRRSPRLLASDEISGPLAAGIFGGSVVLPKRLITQANPIELANVLIHEIAHVVRRDQVIVLLQNLVAAIYWPHPLVRKLNRELAKAREEVCDNFVLATTEAPVYSRTLLSLAQLVQRPETLPGSVAFFTSRWKLEQRVAGLLDEARDTQTILGKRGWAFVLISTLTLLAAISAGTITMATAQNADQNAIVETDASSMTIQGTVRDPDGAAIAGVRILAIEHFRANVAGTTESTILQETISDREGRYTLRVQPNSDRFSDGMYLGSQSVSVLATLAGYGPHEQEVSENGAETNLKLVTAERILSGQIVDLEGQPIEGVRVRLQDIRQPPSTMDRAESVDLWIAAAQNTPAGLEADSDSDPLGSDAASPEAVFYPEAERMPGITSLQIETRTDHEGRFQFSDVGDDRMAVLQVDGSEIASSLIPVVAREIPPINTPGMGPQYRTGKTFGSSFKMTAEPGQLLTGVVQDRETGAPIDGAIISLYQLPNDLLAINGFLATTSDADGQYVLSGLPHNTAEAGRPIKIKVTPPAGQPYFRSDHNVPVQGGLQPIQFDIRLTRGIWVTGQVTEAGTGIPVTGIVGYHPYLSNPNAEGHEAFHAGLISMGYEEMFATALDGTFRIPALRGKGVLRVVATNDDQYQMEAIPSNAMNKTGEGTQGERLIYHNTMPGNGVVEIEAASGVDVVNAKVELVREKLLTVRVVNPDGTGATGFYVAGRQLINRLALSGRGYRYWEEQPFLTSTFTVVLGDGQERERPLIIRDKHNRSGAVVWLSQINAAEEEVFTIPLKPNARILGKLVGGKADQLAKAFLQAGEGDTNELHGMIPSSSGYRINVSKFLPFSLRDFVPLDKHGSFELWVPASERGSLLLKEYPGEPQLLDNQRIPPGATLDLGTVDLSKDPTTWPKPKRIANALDEANAGVDNLVSVSSEHGASLSNPQEGNTNTIGDSGKIAAASPLNFSGRVIDRAGQALGGVEFRLLGARLGNLQEYSDVLATSDADGTFQFVYKMPSKEEAKLRQLMKYSELVASKNGYGVAIANAALLENSGQLRSSLNEEELRYMLGKHGSNSPTVLVMPPSNQSVRGRILNIDGVPVVGATVSTINVYEGKSGLLDEWHVETKRSGANFYSARDRLNMIVNGSFLDGPLATVIPAVLTDSKGNFELPMLGDDRIAEVLVSHESIETARLYVRSEEGTTIELPEDSDGSRTPLQVYYPRRFTFVAGATRPVVGRLIDDQTGEPVVGVQIEGYRTAVHSTGGSMPPRAVRDISEKDGSFRLVGFPIGETELRIIPPDGSAYLVGGVSVNLRPGDKEVSKVIPMRRGLMQRGRIVESGTGKAIVGYFEYWPMAGNPAIAETPMLKNGDQRVAYLSDEEGDFEIPVLTGRGILTFMANEDQRFRRAVGADAIPWPSDPEVDGVMFQTYPHSLVPQNHHYLAPIDLRPGETPEFMTISLDSGMSIPVRVIGSDGKQVTEAYVSGRRPFGGWSGTATQDFSVEGYDPAIGRRLIVFEPVSNGVAMKLLQDRSSAGIELQLEPAGSVTGRLVDSEGEPVRDVVITSSLADKRPGDDLHTDLAFFPNLLEGKPLLTDRDGRFVVRGLIPGMKYAASAALRSASSNRRIGNVFVGVAVASGEVRDLGDITVIREEE, translated from the coding sequence ATGAATGTTTTCTCCGATCAATTGCTCCTATGGATGGTCAATGTTCTAATTCACACAACGGTTCTGACTGCGCTGCTGTTGCTGATCGCCATGTTGTTTCGCAGGAGAGCTGCGATGCGATACTGGATCCTTTGTTGCGGTATGCTGCTCGTGCTTGGCAGTCCCGCAATCTCGGCCCTCATCCAATCACAGGGCAACAGTTGGCTTGCCCTGGCGGCGCCTGAGATCGCAGAGAAAACAGATCCTGTCGCGATAGCCCCCAAAGTCAATTTGGCAAAGCAGAATGCGATGGAGCGCCCAGGTTCAGCCGCCGTAAGCCCCTCCGGAGATTCGAGCCTGGAGACGCTAAACGAGCTGTCGTCCGTGATGGGGCTCTCGGGTTCGACAGAAAGCCTTGATTCTGTCAATCTCCCTCTCGCAACCGTAACGGCAACTGAGCCAATGGTGAACTCTCGCTCATGGTTCGAGTGGATTGGGACTGGGATGGTCACCATCTTACTGGTCTGGGCGGTTGGCGCTGCGGTACTGTTGCTGCGATTGTCGGTCGGATGGATTCGACTATCGCGGATTCTCAGTCGGTCGGAACCGATTGAAGATGCAGAATTCCAAGCCGCGTTTAGGAGAGCCTGTGCAGCGGTTAGTTGCGACGGACGTCGATCCCCGAGGCTGCTCGCTTCTGATGAGATCTCTGGTCCGTTGGCCGCAGGCATCTTTGGGGGCTCGGTAGTACTGCCGAAGCGTCTGATCACGCAAGCAAATCCAATCGAACTCGCCAATGTGCTGATCCACGAAATCGCTCATGTTGTTCGTCGTGACCAAGTCATCGTCTTGCTGCAAAACCTCGTAGCCGCGATCTACTGGCCACATCCCTTGGTCCGCAAACTGAATCGGGAACTCGCGAAAGCGCGAGAGGAGGTCTGCGACAACTTTGTGCTAGCGACGACCGAGGCACCTGTCTACAGCCGAACGCTATTGTCGTTGGCTCAATTGGTTCAGCGCCCCGAAACGCTTCCAGGCAGCGTAGCTTTCTTTACATCGCGGTGGAAGTTGGAGCAACGCGTGGCAGGTCTGCTTGATGAGGCTCGCGATACTCAAACGATTCTCGGGAAACGCGGATGGGCATTCGTACTGATTTCGACGTTGACGCTATTAGCGGCGATCAGCGCTGGAACCATCACCATGGCGACTGCGCAGAATGCGGACCAAAATGCGATCGTCGAAACGGACGCGAGCTCGATGACGATCCAAGGTACCGTCCGCGACCCAGACGGAGCGGCAATCGCTGGCGTTCGAATCCTAGCAATCGAGCACTTTAGGGCGAACGTAGCGGGGACGACCGAAAGCACAATTCTTCAGGAGACCATCAGCGATCGAGAGGGCCGTTACACGCTGCGTGTTCAACCCAATTCGGATCGTTTTTCAGACGGTATGTATCTTGGATCGCAAAGCGTCTCGGTGCTTGCGACGCTGGCCGGATATGGTCCCCACGAGCAGGAGGTTTCCGAAAATGGAGCGGAGACGAATCTAAAATTGGTCACCGCCGAGCGGATCCTCTCGGGCCAGATCGTGGATTTGGAGGGGCAACCGATTGAGGGCGTTCGAGTCCGCTTGCAAGACATACGACAACCTCCCTCGACCATGGACCGTGCGGAATCGGTGGATCTGTGGATTGCCGCAGCCCAGAACACTCCCGCCGGACTCGAAGCGGACTCCGATAGCGATCCTTTGGGCAGTGACGCCGCGTCGCCGGAGGCGGTGTTTTATCCCGAAGCAGAGCGGATGCCAGGCATTACCTCACTTCAAATCGAAACACGCACTGATCATGAAGGACGATTTCAATTTTCCGATGTCGGTGATGATCGTATGGCCGTTCTTCAAGTCGATGGATCTGAGATTGCATCCTCATTAATTCCCGTCGTCGCTCGTGAGATCCCGCCGATCAACACACCTGGAATGGGACCGCAGTATCGAACCGGAAAAACCTTCGGCAGTTCCTTCAAGATGACTGCCGAGCCAGGACAGTTGCTCACTGGGGTGGTGCAAGATCGCGAAACAGGTGCACCGATCGATGGGGCGATCATCAGCCTGTATCAGCTTCCCAACGATTTACTTGCCATCAATGGTTTTCTAGCAACGACCAGCGATGCCGACGGGCAATATGTCCTTTCCGGGCTTCCGCACAACACTGCAGAAGCAGGCCGTCCGATCAAAATTAAGGTCACTCCGCCTGCTGGCCAACCGTATTTCCGCAGTGACCACAATGTGCCCGTGCAAGGTGGATTGCAACCGATCCAATTCGACATCCGGCTTACGCGAGGGATCTGGGTAACGGGACAGGTTACCGAAGCTGGAACTGGAATTCCGGTTACGGGAATCGTCGGTTATCACCCCTATCTCAGTAATCCGAACGCTGAGGGGCACGAAGCCTTTCATGCGGGGTTGATATCGATGGGCTACGAGGAAATGTTTGCGACCGCCTTGGATGGAACTTTCCGCATACCAGCGCTTCGGGGGAAGGGCGTTTTGCGAGTGGTCGCCACGAACGACGACCAATACCAAATGGAAGCTATTCCAAGCAATGCAATGAACAAGACTGGGGAGGGCACCCAGGGCGAGCGGCTAATTTACCACAACACTATGCCGGGAAACGGAGTAGTTGAAATTGAAGCCGCTAGCGGTGTGGATGTCGTGAACGCAAAAGTGGAATTAGTCCGCGAGAAATTGTTGACGGTTCGTGTGGTCAATCCTGATGGAACCGGCGCTACGGGCTTCTACGTGGCAGGGCGACAACTTATTAACCGACTCGCGTTGTCTGGCCGTGGCTATCGCTACTGGGAAGAACAGCCCTTTTTGACTTCGACGTTCACTGTGGTGCTGGGGGACGGACAGGAACGTGAGCGACCTCTGATCATTCGCGACAAGCACAATCGGTCGGGGGCCGTTGTTTGGCTTAGCCAGATCAATGCCGCTGAGGAAGAGGTATTCACGATCCCACTGAAGCCAAACGCAAGGATCCTTGGCAAGTTGGTAGGTGGAAAAGCTGACCAACTCGCGAAAGCGTTTTTGCAAGCGGGAGAGGGGGATACTAACGAACTCCACGGTATGATTCCGTCGAGTTCAGGGTATCGCATCAACGTCAGTAAATTCCTGCCGTTTTCGCTTCGCGACTTCGTACCGCTGGATAAGCACGGAAGCTTTGAATTATGGGTCCCTGCGAGCGAGCGCGGTTCGCTGCTGTTAAAAGAGTACCCTGGCGAACCACAGCTGCTTGACAATCAGCGGATCCCACCGGGCGCCACGCTGGACTTGGGAACCGTCGATCTGAGCAAGGATCCGACAACGTGGCCGAAACCGAAACGGATTGCGAACGCCCTGGACGAAGCCAACGCAGGTGTAGATAACCTCGTCAGCGTCAGCTCGGAACATGGGGCATCACTCTCCAACCCGCAGGAAGGCAACACGAACACGATTGGGGATAGTGGAAAGATTGCTGCAGCGTCGCCGCTAAATTTTTCAGGACGCGTCATTGATCGGGCGGGGCAGGCACTTGGCGGAGTCGAGTTTCGTTTGCTGGGAGCAAGGCTCGGCAATCTACAGGAATACTCCGATGTGTTAGCAACCAGCGATGCCGACGGTACGTTTCAGTTCGTTTATAAAATGCCATCGAAAGAGGAAGCAAAGCTTCGACAGCTGATGAAATACTCAGAGCTCGTTGCAAGCAAGAATGGCTATGGCGTTGCCATTGCAAACGCTGCGTTGTTGGAAAACTCCGGTCAGCTCAGATCATCGTTGAATGAGGAAGAGCTGCGGTACATGTTAGGTAAGCACGGTAGCAACAGTCCCACCGTCTTGGTCATGCCGCCCTCCAATCAATCGGTTCGAGGGCGGATCTTGAATATAGACGGAGTGCCGGTCGTTGGTGCAACGGTTTCAACGATCAATGTCTACGAAGGAAAGTCTGGCTTACTTGATGAATGGCATGTGGAAACAAAGCGCAGTGGTGCGAATTTTTATTCCGCAAGGGATCGGTTGAACATGATTGTGAATGGTTCATTCTTAGACGGACCTCTGGCGACTGTCATCCCGGCCGTGCTGACTGATTCCAAGGGCAACTTTGAACTACCCATGCTCGGCGATGATCGAATAGCCGAGGTGTTAGTGAGTCACGAGTCGATTGAAACCGCTCGATTGTATGTCCGATCCGAAGAAGGGACGACGATCGAGTTGCCTGAGGATAGCGATGGTAGTCGAACGCCACTGCAAGTCTACTATCCAAGGCGTTTTACGTTTGTTGCCGGGGCGACCCGACCGGTGGTGGGCCGCCTCATTGATGACCAGACAGGAGAGCCGGTTGTGGGCGTGCAGATCGAGGGGTATCGAACGGCAGTTCATTCCACCGGTGGTTCAATGCCTCCCCGGGCGGTTCGTGATATCTCTGAGAAGGACGGCTCATTCCGTTTGGTTGGATTCCCGATCGGAGAAACAGAACTTCGCATAATTCCGCCCGACGGATCTGCGTACTTAGTGGGCGGCGTTTCCGTGAACTTAAGGCCAGGTGACAAAGAGGTCAGCAAGGTCATCCCCATGCGACGGGGACTCATGCAGCGGGGCCGAATCGTGGAAAGCGGCACCGGCAAAGCGATCGTTGGGTACTTCGAATATTGGCCCATGGCAGGAAACCCTGCGATTGCGGAGACGCCGATGCTGAAGAATGGCGATCAGCGTGTCGCATACCTGTCCGATGAGGAAGGCGATTTCGAAATCCCCGTTTTGACTGGACGAGGTATTTTGACCTTTATGGCCAATGAGGATCAGCGTTTTCGTCGAGCTGTCGGTGCGGACGCGATTCCGTGGCCTTCAGATCCCGAAGTCGACGGAGTCATGTTTCAAACCTACCCACATTCATTGGTGCCGCAGAACCATCATTATTTGGCACCGATCGATCTTCGACCGGGGGAGACGCCCGAATTCATGACCATCAGTCTCGATTCCGGAATGTCGATTCCAGTTAGAGTGATAGGGAGCGACGGAAAGCAAGTCACGGAAGCCTATGTCAGTGGCCGCCGCCCATTCGGAGGTTGGAGTGGTACCGCCACGCAGGATTTCTCGGTAGAAGGCTACGATCCCGCAATTGGACGTCGTCTGATAGTCTTTGAACCAGTTTCAAACGGAGTGGCCATGAAGCTTCTGCAAGATCGCTCCTCCGCAGGCATTGAACTACAGTTAGAACCTGCGGGTAGCGTTACAGGGCGTTTGGTAGACTCCGAAGGTGAACCCGTTCGAGACGTTGTCATTACCAGTAGTCTCGCTGACAAGCGACCTGGCGACGATCTTCATACGGACCTCGCGTTTTTCCCCAACCTCTTGGAGGGAAAGCCGCTGCTGACAGACCGAGACGGGCGTTTCGTGGTCCGTGGGCTGATCCCTGGAATGAAATACGCCGCTTCGGCTGCCCTTCGCTCCGCTTCTTCGAATCGCAGAATTGGAAATGTTTTCGTTGGCGTTGCGGTCGCCTCTGGCGAAGTGAGGGACTTGGGCGACATCACGGTCATTCGGGAGGAGGAATGA
- a CDS encoding BlaI/MecI/CopY family transcriptional regulator — MAKADTTPLTEAQREIMEVVWDHEEVTVTQVRDELAQRREVARNTIQTMIVRLEERGWLKHREKGRTFWYSASRPRTASLGARVAQMVDRFFAGSPEEMVTALMEYRGLSSDEAERIREMIDAAESNTSAKGTSKPHQKTGKQRGGQA; from the coding sequence ATGGCGAAGGCGGACACGACACCGTTGACCGAGGCGCAGCGGGAGATCATGGAGGTGGTTTGGGATCACGAGGAGGTCACCGTCACCCAGGTGCGAGACGAATTGGCCCAACGACGTGAGGTGGCTCGCAATACGATCCAGACGATGATTGTCAGATTGGAAGAACGCGGCTGGCTCAAGCACCGAGAGAAGGGGAGAACGTTTTGGTATTCTGCCAGCCGCCCTCGCACCGCCTCGCTTGGTGCAAGAGTGGCGCAGATGGTCGACCGATTCTTTGCCGGTTCGCCCGAGGAGATGGTGACCGCGCTGATGGAGTATCGGGGGTTGTCGTCAGATGAAGCCGAGCGCATTCGCGAAATGATTGACGCGGCCGAATCGAATACGTCGGCAAAGGGTACGTCGAAGCCTCATCAAAAAACCGGCAAGCAACGAGGAGGTCAAGCATGA
- a CDS encoding DUF1800 domain-containing protein, giving the protein MMVQVELSSWQPYRPSTASPWDLRRVHHLHRRAGFGANWGELQRDLDSGPHAAIDRLLLGNDVAEDFDSLQHLIGDAAVSSSDIHRLKAWWFYRMLYSGDPLTERMTLMWHNHFATSNLKVSNVAFMKVQNDKLRKNAMGKFSDLLRAVVKDAAMMVWLDARANRKDKPNENLARELMELFTLGVGHYQESDVQEVARALTGWTIRDDAFVNVEAYHDTGPKRILGRQGSFDGDDVLAILLDQDAVAERIASRLCDVFFGENVVPAGQLNELAVGLREHDLDLRWAVETILRSEAFFAENNIGNRILDPIQFMVGTLRSLERVHPPPSTFLLAEWSARLGQDLFCPPSVFGWPGERAWLSTRTMIGRANYATALLQGELHRPSQPIAIEELAQKYGCSTAECQTRFASELLFGNDHQTGDVGWMLRSTSANLG; this is encoded by the coding sequence ATGATGGTGCAAGTTGAATTGTCTTCTTGGCAGCCCTATCGTCCTAGCACGGCCTCCCCCTGGGACCTGCGGCGTGTGCATCATCTGCATCGGCGGGCAGGGTTTGGAGCGAATTGGGGAGAGTTGCAACGCGATCTGGATTCCGGCCCGCACGCTGCGATTGATCGCTTGCTTCTTGGAAATGATGTTGCAGAGGATTTCGATTCCTTGCAACACTTGATTGGTGACGCGGCAGTCAGCTCAAGTGATATTCATCGGCTGAAAGCTTGGTGGTTCTACCGCATGCTCTATTCTGGCGATCCACTGACCGAGCGGATGACACTGATGTGGCACAATCATTTCGCCACCAGCAACCTGAAAGTCAGCAATGTCGCTTTCATGAAAGTGCAGAACGACAAGCTGCGGAAAAACGCAATGGGGAAGTTTAGTGACCTTTTGCGAGCCGTCGTGAAGGATGCTGCCATGATGGTCTGGCTTGATGCGAGGGCGAACCGGAAGGATAAACCCAATGAGAACTTGGCTCGTGAGCTGATGGAACTATTCACACTCGGCGTTGGGCACTACCAGGAATCCGATGTTCAGGAAGTCGCTCGCGCGTTGACCGGGTGGACGATACGAGACGACGCATTCGTGAATGTGGAGGCGTACCACGATACTGGCCCCAAGCGGATCCTCGGTCGTCAGGGAAGCTTCGATGGTGATGACGTGCTGGCAATCCTGCTCGACCAAGACGCCGTCGCCGAGCGAATCGCCTCAAGACTGTGCGACGTCTTCTTTGGCGAGAACGTTGTCCCTGCAGGACAACTCAATGAACTTGCGGTGGGGTTGCGGGAGCACGACCTTGATCTGCGTTGGGCCGTTGAAACGATTCTCCGCAGCGAGGCATTTTTTGCTGAGAACAATATCGGAAATCGAATTCTCGACCCGATTCAATTCATGGTCGGGACTTTGCGATCCTTGGAGAGGGTGCATCCGCCGCCGAGCACTTTTCTACTGGCGGAATGGTCGGCACGGTTAGGCCAAGATTTGTTTTGCCCACCTAGCGTTTTCGGTTGGCCCGGGGAACGAGCGTGGCTTTCGACACGCACAATGATTGGGCGCGCGAACTACGCGACCGCGTTGCTCCAGGGGGAGTTGCATCGTCCCAGCCAACCCATAGCCATTGAGGAACTTGCACAAAAATACGGTTGCTCAACTGCTGAATGCCAGACTCGGTTCGCCAGTGAATTGTTGTTTGGCAACGACCATCAAACGGGGGACGTCGGATGGATGCTGCGGTCGACCTCAGCGAATTTGGGCTAG
- a CDS encoding ISNCY family transposase, which translates to MVRKPYQKQQRFDCSPIAQVELNLESRDEIVPVLLGLQYLYTNAKLRTKVVQAVAADLNQDSRRDVGRPGIDDWHVVVLAAVRLGCNLDYDKLQDQVENHRRLRGIMGIGDWQDTDGFTFRRIRDTICLLKPETISKINQAIVTAGQSIAPDASSTVRADSFVIETNIHYPTESSLIYDGVRKFIPFCVELAQQLETTGWRQVGHLVKKIKSLKQQIGRIAASKSSRKKEALESRYRDLLQRVALLLERAKSLTNEAKSLGASTVTLSLITTIEHWTGLTEQVCDTARRRVLLGESVPNCDKLFSLFETHTQLYRRGKAGQPNQYGRLALVYEDGAGFISHYHLMARDVRDQDVVVEQTKLAQKKHAGEIHTASFDRGFYSAENESNLQQIIEDVCVLPRAPGEYAQRIKNESVKFHRTRLHHSGIEAAIGVLQRGNGLKRCRDRTELGFERYLGLAILGRNIHTLGKLLLSKQRPNASAAQSKRKAA; encoded by the coding sequence GCCATATCAAAAACAGCAACGCTTCGATTGCAGCCCTATCGCACAAGTTGAACTCAACTTGGAATCTCGCGATGAAATCGTGCCCGTCTTGCTCGGGCTTCAATATCTTTATACCAATGCCAAGTTGAGAACGAAAGTCGTTCAGGCTGTCGCTGCGGATCTAAACCAAGACTCTCGACGGGATGTTGGAAGGCCAGGCATAGACGATTGGCATGTTGTTGTGCTTGCAGCAGTCAGACTTGGATGTAATCTTGATTACGACAAACTACAGGATCAAGTCGAGAATCATCGGCGTCTCCGCGGAATCATGGGAATCGGCGACTGGCAAGACACCGACGGTTTCACTTTCAGACGCATACGCGATACCATCTGTCTGCTCAAACCTGAGACGATTAGTAAGATCAACCAAGCTATCGTCACCGCTGGCCAGAGCATTGCTCCCGATGCCAGTTCCACAGTTCGGGCTGATTCATTTGTTATTGAAACTAACATTCACTATCCGACAGAGAGCAGTTTGATCTACGACGGTGTTCGCAAGTTCATTCCGTTCTGTGTTGAGTTGGCGCAACAGCTTGAGACCACAGGATGGAGACAAGTGGGGCATCTAGTCAAGAAGATCAAGAGCTTAAAGCAGCAGATAGGACGGATTGCTGCCAGCAAGAGCTCACGCAAAAAGGAAGCCTTGGAATCGCGTTATCGCGACCTGCTGCAACGCGTAGCACTTTTGCTCGAGCGAGCGAAATCACTGACGAATGAGGCGAAATCTCTCGGTGCGTCCACAGTAACTCTGTCGCTAATCACAACAATCGAACATTGGACAGGACTGACCGAGCAGGTTTGCGATACGGCGCGTCGGCGTGTCCTATTGGGTGAGTCAGTCCCCAATTGCGACAAGCTGTTCAGCTTGTTCGAAACACACACGCAGCTTTACCGTCGCGGCAAAGCCGGACAACCCAATCAATATGGTCGATTGGCTTTGGTTTACGAGGATGGTGCTGGTTTCATTAGTCACTATCACTTGATGGCTCGCGACGTGCGTGACCAGGATGTCGTGGTGGAACAAACGAAGTTGGCTCAGAAGAAGCACGCAGGCGAGATTCACACCGCGTCTTTTGACCGAGGTTTCTATTCAGCGGAAAATGAATCAAATCTGCAGCAGATAATCGAAGATGTATGCGTACTACCGCGGGCTCCTGGTGAATACGCACAGCGGATTAAGAACGAAAGTGTTAAATTTCACCGAACCCGACTACACCACTCAGGCATCGAGGCAGCGATCGGAGTGTTACAGCGGGGCAATGGTTTGAAGCGTTGTCGCGACCGGACTGAACTCGGCTTTGAACGCTATTTGGGATTAGCGATTCTAGGTCGCAATATACACACGCTTGGAAAGCTACTGCTTTCTAAACAACGCCCCAATGCATCGGCAGCGCAGAGCAAACGCAAAGCGGCTTAG
- a CDS encoding thioredoxin family protein, whose protein sequence is MKPGESVELGNLTQPGPYKPYVPPTLDEQIQTAFDVDGTPLERHQQALQNVRLVNQRLLVVFGKPTDPRIHRLMDIRYNDGDFRILRDDFLFLAIPTDSARLTNALVLAKALGQDLNETRQAFNLVLVDSEGKTLATAGDAELCVAGELSKELLLEFLRRHEVQPLNAQQLLNNALLQATQENKRVLLQETATWCRPCHLLSGLLDANRSWEKDFIWVKMDHRWTGAKEIMAKLRDGAEGGIPWFVILDAQGEKLATSNDPSTGKNIGFPSVQNGRKHFANILNATRQRMTEPEVQALVDAIESFE, encoded by the coding sequence GTGAAACCGGGGGAGTCGGTAGAGCTTGGTAATCTAACGCAACCCGGACCCTATAAACCCTACGTGCCTCCCACACTGGACGAGCAGATTCAAACCGCGTTCGACGTGGATGGAACACCGCTAGAGCGTCATCAGCAAGCGCTGCAGAACGTTCGGTTGGTCAATCAACGCTTGCTAGTCGTTTTTGGAAAGCCTACGGATCCGAGAATTCATCGCCTGATGGACATCCGCTATAACGATGGAGACTTTCGAATTCTTCGTGACGACTTCCTCTTCTTGGCGATTCCAACGGACTCAGCGCGACTGACAAACGCACTGGTTCTGGCCAAGGCACTGGGCCAAGATCTGAACGAGACAAGACAGGCATTCAATCTCGTGCTGGTGGATTCCGAAGGAAAAACGCTTGCGACTGCCGGTGACGCCGAATTGTGCGTCGCAGGTGAGCTCTCGAAGGAATTGTTGTTGGAATTCCTTCGGCGTCACGAGGTGCAGCCACTGAATGCGCAGCAACTCCTGAATAACGCGTTGCTACAGGCGACTCAAGAAAACAAGCGAGTCTTGTTACAAGAAACCGCGACATGGTGCCGACCTTGTCATTTGCTTTCCGGATTACTCGATGCGAATCGAAGTTGGGAGAAAGACTTCATTTGGGTCAAGATGGATCACCGCTGGACGGGGGCTAAGGAAATTATGGCGAAATTGCGCGACGGCGCTGAAGGTGGCATTCCTTGGTTTGTGATTTTGGATGCCCAAGGTGAGAAGCTTGCCACTTCGAATGATCCGTCAACTGGCAAGAATATCGGTTTTCCATCAGTACAAAATGGCCGCAAGCACTTTGCTAACATCCTCAACGCCACGCGTCAAAGGATGACGGAGCCTGAAGTGCAAGCTCTGGTAGATGCGATTGAGAGTTTCGAGTGA
- a CDS encoding CPXCG motif-containing cysteine-rich protein: MALILRRADTLQFEADAMKILFLHGWHSVVGGVKPTYLKNQGHTVINPPLHDDDFAEALATAQAEYDLYQPDVIVGSSRGGAVALNIDSGGTPLVLLCPAWKNWGTAKQLQPNSVILHSRHDEVIPFADSEELLALNGLSPDMLLEIGSDHRLADEEPLSVMLWACNLLTSGAPLPWLDNKPSTAARLSQATSQEEGSYTCDACGEEIVIPLDLSEGASQIYVEDCPVCCRANKIHVHLDDDGDAQVWAEPEQDYD; encoded by the coding sequence GTGGCTCTGATCCTTCGACGGGCCGACACACTCCAATTTGAAGCGGACGCGATGAAAATCCTCTTTCTCCATGGCTGGCATTCAGTAGTAGGCGGCGTCAAACCAACCTACCTGAAGAATCAAGGGCACACGGTCATCAATCCACCGCTCCATGACGACGATTTCGCGGAAGCCCTAGCCACTGCTCAAGCGGAATACGATCTTTACCAACCCGACGTGATCGTCGGTAGCTCGCGGGGCGGGGCGGTTGCGCTCAACATCGACAGCGGCGGCACGCCGCTGGTATTGCTCTGCCCCGCTTGGAAAAATTGGGGGACCGCCAAGCAGCTTCAACCGAACTCCGTAATTCTCCACTCGCGCCACGACGAGGTAATCCCCTTCGCTGACAGCGAAGAGCTTCTCGCCCTTAACGGCCTGTCCCCCGACATGCTCCTCGAAATCGGTTCCGACCACCGACTGGCAGACGAAGAACCTCTATCGGTCATGCTGTGGGCCTGCAACCTGCTAACATCCGGCGCGCCCCTACCGTGGTTAGATAACAAGCCATCAACTGCGGCCAGGCTCAGTCAAGCGACCTCTCAGGAAGAAGGCAGTTACACCTGCGATGCCTGCGGGGAAGAGATCGTCATTCCACTTGACCTTTCCGAAGGCGCCTCGCAGATCTATGTAGAGGACTGTCCGGTCTGTTGCCGAGCCAACAAGATTCACGTCCACCTCGATGATGACGGAGACGCCCAGGTCTGGGCGGAACCGGAACAGGACTATGATTGA